AATTAAGGTTTTAAGCAAATTATAAGACTGGTCCAAAACTCACGAAAATCTCTAAGAATCGAatccaaaaattcaaagattatataattattttgtttaagaaaacaGAGTGATAAATCAAGTAGAGTATCAAAAAGCTTGCATGCacgaagaagaaagctttttttACCTTCGCCACTCTCTAAGAGCAAAACCTTCCTCTTTCTCCATATCCGATGGAGGCGGCAAAATCGAACCGTTTGTAGCATCGGAACCGTTTATGAACGACGGAGATTGAGTCTCCGGTAAATCCCTTTGGTTGGACAGAGGAGACGAATCGTCGCCTGGTAACTCTTTCTCCGGTTGGGCATCAAAATCAGAGAAGGACGAGTCAAACCGCTGAGACTGGAATCGAGACTCGTAAGCCGTGTAGTTACCACCATCACCACCCGTCGAAGGGTTTGACTCACCGAGTCCTGACTCGTCGTTGCTCAAAGATGacgacatctctctctctatctctaggttctgtttttttcttcttacaaaAGTCTTCTTTGCTCTGCTTTTGGTGTCCGTGTGTCCACACTAGGTTTTTCATAACGAAGCATTGATCTACGTGCCCTTTTATAATTGGTTGTAAAGTAAAAGacacaaaagtcatgaaaaggATACATCGTGAGTATCGTGAATCTCTCTGCCTCTATCTGATTGTACGCTTACGTGTCTTTTTTTATATGGAGCAAAGTAGCTTCGTATTGGTAGACCTTGAGGTACGGGATCATTATCGTCAAATCCCTTGAATATTCTCTAGCCTGATGggcttttatttatacactttTGTGGCCCTTTTAAGATATGCTgctccaaaaattaaaatatgcaaCTTTCAAACCGAAGTCTACCATCCGAACCAACTTCTTCCGAGTCCTTGAAaacatccatatatatattattgcatGTGACTTTGACACACAATGACACAATCAATATTACAAAATGTGTTTCATGTTTTACTTGTTTCCTGATATACGAGTTTACATACTTAATAACGAGTAGTCACAAACTATACGTTGTTCCAAGGCTCTTTAGTGGAGGCTGGTTCGTTTTTAAACGTGTGAAGCATAAAGCTACAAGCCTCCACGGCTTCTCCTACAGTTAAGAACATCCACTCTTTGCCCAAATGATCACCGATAAAGTTGGATCTGGTTAATTTCTTCACTACCTCTCCTTTTGGATTTGCCAGTACCAACTGTgggattagaaaaaaaaataggaatcaTATGAGGTAACGGATAGCATATCCTTAAAATGTAATTATATGGCGACGTATTGTGTTTACCTTTAACGCCCTTCTGTCGATGACTTTCTTAATTTCCTCCATCATACTTATACCGCTTGTGTCGATATTACCAACAGctgttttgttcaaaaaaacaCTCAAAGTAAGCCTCTCGAAGGAAAACAACACTAGCTAGTGCCAAAGAAAATCAAGATCATATTATTACCGGACATATCGagtataatatattgtaaacTGCTTTCTCCTGATTGTTTGACtctatcttcctcttcatcgatCCACCTTATGATTCTGTAGATGTATTGAAAACAGAATTATAAACCAATTCTCAATCTTTGGCATGTGTATACACGAATGAGGGTTAGGTTACCGTTCACGCAAGTAACTAGCGTTGGCAAAGTAGATGGGAGCATCAATCTCTAAGATGAGAATACCAGGAACGGTTCTTGATGAAGGGTACTGCTCAGTGTTTCTATAGATCATGCTGTTTGGTATGTTTCCCTTCACCGCCGTTTTTGGCCTCGACACAAACAGCAACAACCTTGCTATCGATATGGCCACCTTCATATCACGGCGAAAGgacaaaaaataacattttaaaatgttttagaaaaaatatttcttaaagttgcaaaatatcttaaaatattttggtaaaattGCAATTGTGTAAGTGCCAAACGCAAatagaaagcaaaagaaaaaaaaaagggaaatctAGGTATATACTTACTGCGACGATTAGTCCAATTTCTACACTGCCGAATACGACTCCAACGTAGGCGCTCATGCAGACTAGGAAGTCGAACTTATCGACTTTCCAGAGATGGATGGCAGCTTGATAGTCAATGAGTCCGAGCATTGCGGATATGATGATGGCCGAGAGGACGACGAGTGGTGTGTAGTAAAAAAGCGGCGTGAGGAAGAGCAGTGTGATCATAACCGCAATTGCCATAACTATGTTGGACACTGCCGTCTTACAACCCGCGTTGTAGTTCACGGCCGACCTCGAAAACGGTCCTAGTAGCATGGTACGTCGTAATTAATTAAATACTGTATTACAAGATTTTCCATATAATGATATAACATATGCATGTATTGTAATGTGACTAATGTGCTAGTTGTCTTCATATATAGAAGCCATATGCTGTGTTTAGTAGAGTACTTACCTGTTGTGAGGTAACAAGATGTGAAGGAACCAACGATGTTCATCATTCCAAACGCTATCATTTCTTTGTTCCCGTCTATATTGTAGTTCTTGAACATTGCAAAGCTCCTCCCGACAGCTATTCCTTCCTGCATTTTACacatgaattttattttattttaatgagtTTTTAAATTTCACTATTTACAATCAAAATCGTTATTTATATGAATAGgttgcttgatttttttttagttttcttggaTCTAACTTTAGTTAGAGGAGAAGTTATTTAAGCCTTAGTTAGTTAATTTGTTAATATCTACTTGCTATAACAAGCATAGATGTAAATAGATAaggaatatattatatataagtatataataagTTAATGATAACACTCTACACAAAACTTATTCGTCTTATCTTGTATCTTGGCTAGTACTCTCTCAAGCTTTAAAACTTATATCCAGTTACTTGCAACTAGTCTCTAGTTCCATATATAACATatctatatactgtatatatctctaactttgtatataatttagaataaaaccaaaaaaaaaagggactaTGGGCTTACAGCGAGAGCAATGATGCCAGTGATGAGGCCAGTCTTAACAGCTGTCGCCATGTAAGGCGAAGTAAAGATGAGATCAGAACCGGAGAGTGGATTCAACCCTTTCTTCAGGTTCCCTATCTGCACAATCAATCGGTACACCTTACTTTATTCTATCATATCCCTCTCCCTTTCGGACAAAACTACAAAAGTCCATGAGCCCACTTCTTTTGTCATAAGTCTATACCTTCAACTTCATGCTTCTTGTTCCTTTTCTGACCATAA
The sequence above is drawn from the Camelina sativa cultivar DH55 chromosome 4, Cs, whole genome shotgun sequence genome and encodes:
- the LOC104781028 gene encoding sulfate transporter 3.1-like, with product MGTEDYTFPEGAEELHRRHHTVEAPKPQPFLKSLQYSLKETLFPDDPFRQFKNQNASRKVVLGLKYFLPIFEWAPRYNFKFFKSDLIAGITIASLAIPQGISYAKLANLPPILGLYSSFVPPLVYAVLGSSKDLAVGTVAVASLLTGAMLSKEVDAEKDPKLYLHLAFTATFFAGVLEASLGIFRLGFIVDFLSHATIVGFMGGAATVVSLQQLKGIFGLKHFTDATDVISVMRSVFSQTHQWRWESGVLGCGFLFFLLSTRFFSTKKPKFFWVAAMAPLTSVILGSLLVYFTHAERHGVQVIGNLKKGLNPLSGSDLIFTSPYMATAVKTGLITGIIALAEGIAVGRSFAMFKNYNIDGNKEMIAFGMMNIVGSFTSCYLTTGPFSRSAVNYNAGCKTAVSNIVMAIAVMITLLFLTPLFYYTPLVVLSAIIISAMLGLIDYQAAIHLWKVDKFDFLVCMSAYVGVVFGSVEIGLIVAVAISIARLLLFVSRPKTAVKGNIPNSMIYRNTEQYPSSRTVPGILILEIDAPIYFANASYLRERIIRWIDEEEDRVKQSGESSLQYIILDMSAVGNIDTSGISMMEEIKKVIDRRALKLVLANPKGEVVKKLTRSNFIGDHLGKEWMFLTVGEAVEACSFMLHTFKNEPASTKEPWNNV